The sequence CAAACATTTATTATAGCTTTACTGGCTGTAATAATTCTTTTTTCCACCTATTTCAGCATTAACAGATTACCCGCCAGTGTACAGATCAAGGATGCGTTTTCTGTGCTGTATCTTGGATTCGTAACTATTATTTTTAATGCCGGGTTGTTTCTTGTTTTTCTATATTTAACAAAAAAAAGTTTTGGAACCAGTGTTATATGGTTCCCGGTTTTCAGCTTCATTGTTCATGTTCTGGATCTCGCAGCACAGGGTATTCTGGCCAGCGCTCTTATGGTCTCTGTGCAATCACATAAACATATTAAAAAATGGCAATTCACAATAGTTGTAGGGTATTTAACAATTATCGCCTTGATGCTGGCCCTTTATTTTATACCCCAGACCTCAAGATTTACTTATAAATTTTTGATGCAAACCAATTATTTGATACTTTTCAGCAACATATTATTTATCATCGTGGCTTTCTGGTTTTTTCGAAGTGGCAATTTCAAGCAGAATACATTTTTAAACCTGTCCATAATCAGTCTTGTTCTGGCAAATATTTATCACTCTATTACCATAATATATCCATTTACCATCAGGTATTTAATAATGTATAACATGCTGATTATTCTGGCTTATCTGGCCATAGAAGTTTTCATTTTTTATGAGATCATCAAGGAGCTCAGCAAGACTAAAACCGAAGTGGAAGGACTAAACAGTGAGCTGGAAGCCAAAATAAAGGACCGCACTCAGGAGCTCTTTAATAGCAACAAGGAACTTTTTCAGACCAACTATATGTTGCATCAGGAAAAAGAAAAACTCAATAATATTATAGAGAATCTGGAAGAAGGAATTATTGTAAGTAACGTCAGCAACAAGATACTGCTGATTAATTCCAGCGCAAAAAAATTACTGGATATCGATACTCATGTTGTGGGTGGCAATATCACCGAAATTTTGCCTGACTCCCAGTATATTCAGGAAATTAATAATATTATTTTAAAAAAAGTCAGGCTTATTACCAAAGAAATAAGTATTGTTCATAAAAACAATGAAAGGATATTCCTGCATGTCCGTTCATCCTTGTCTGCCGATTCCAAAGGCAACATAATCGGCATTATAACTTTGCTTAGAAATATAACCAAAGAAATGGAAATCGAGAATTTGAAATCAGGATTTTTAAAGACAATATCGCATGAGCTGAAAACACCGCTGACAAACATTATTGGGTTTACAGAGACGTTATTCTCGGAGAGACGCGGTAAACTCAATGAGGACCAGAAAAATTTTTCGGATATCATTTTGCAGGAAAGCTTGCATTTGAATAAGCTTATCAATGATTTACTGGAGTTTACCAAGCTGACTTCCAATAAAATTTCATTAACTTTTGAGGAAGTAAGCATAAAATCTGTAATTGCCGATATAGTGGATAGCTTCAGACCGCAGGCTAACGCCAAAAATGTCGAGATAATTTTTGATGACTCCGCAAACCTTCCTTCCATACAGGCAGACCGGGAGAAAATAAACAAGGCATTCCTGAATATTATCAGTAACGCCATGTATTATACGGATAAAGGCTATGTAAAAATTGAATTTTTCACAGAAAAAAACAAGATAGTTACAAAAATCAGCGATACAGGTATAGGTATTGCCAAGACCGACCAGGAGCGTATATTTGACAATTTTTTCCAGCTAAATGATGGAAAAGACGGCAAACGCAGCGGACTTGGCCTGGGGTTATCAATTGCCAAAGACATTATTAATCTGCATGACGGCAGGATCTGGGTAGAGAGTAACCCCGGAGAGGGCAGTATATTTTATGTGGAATTGCCTGTGGCCAGATAGTTAATTTAAGATTCTTTGTATTTTCTCAAACATTTCCAAAAAAACTGAAATTCTTTTATTTAATTAACGATATTTTATAAACAAACTTAAATTTTTAGATTAAATAATGATTAAAACTAAACTTATTTCCAACGTTCTTGCTCCTTGCACAGCCGATCTTAATTGTGCTGCAATAAACGCGCACCTGGTAAACACA is a genomic window of Candidatus Margulisiibacteriota bacterium containing:
- a CDS encoding ATP-binding protein, whose product is MINLFTYLSFTNISIGQLYQTFIIALLAVIILFSTYFSINRLPASVQIKDAFSVLYLGFVTIIFNAGLFLVFLYLTKKSFGTSVIWFPVFSFIVHVLDLAAQGILASALMVSVQSHKHIKKWQFTIVVGYLTIIALMLALYFIPQTSRFTYKFLMQTNYLILFSNILFIIVAFWFFRSGNFKQNTFLNLSIISLVLANIYHSITIIYPFTIRYLIMYNMLIILAYLAIEVFIFYEIIKELSKTKTEVEGLNSELEAKIKDRTQELFNSNKELFQTNYMLHQEKEKLNNIIENLEEGIIVSNVSNKILLINSSAKKLLDIDTHVVGGNITEILPDSQYIQEINNIILKKVRLITKEISIVHKNNERIFLHVRSSLSADSKGNIIGIITLLRNITKEMEIENLKSGFLKTISHELKTPLTNIIGFTETLFSERRGKLNEDQKNFSDIILQESLHLNKLINDLLEFTKLTSNKISLTFEEVSIKSVIADIVDSFRPQANAKNVEIIFDDSANLPSIQADREKINKAFLNIISNAMYYTDKGYVKIEFFTEKNKIVTKISDTGIGIAKTDQERIFDNFFQLNDGKDGKRSGLGLGLSIAKDIINLHDGRIWVESNPGEGSIFYVELPVAR